Proteins from a genomic interval of Pseudomonas asplenii:
- the mvaT gene encoding histone-like nucleoid-structuring protein MvaT: MSLINKYRATEEAIKELQAQMAAMEKDGALKKEMEFEEQLRALLAKHGKSLRDCQLILDPHAKEKAPRGAAVKTTGTKRARKVKQYKNPHNGEVIETKGGNHKTLKEWKAKWGGDVVESWATLLG, encoded by the coding sequence ATGTCTCTGATCAACAAATATCGCGCCACAGAAGAAGCTATCAAAGAACTGCAAGCCCAGATGGCTGCGATGGAAAAAGACGGCGCCCTGAAAAAAGAAATGGAATTCGAAGAGCAACTGCGCGCCCTGCTGGCCAAGCACGGCAAATCGCTGCGCGATTGCCAACTGATCCTCGACCCGCACGCCAAGGAAAAAGCCCCACGTGGCGCCGCAGTGAAAACTACCGGCACCAAACGTGCGCGCAAGGTCAAACAATACAAGAACCCGCACAACGGCGAAGTCATCGAAACCAAAGGTGGCAACCACAAAACTCTGAAAGAGTGGAAAGCCAAGTGGGGTGGTGATGTGGTTGAAAGCTGGGCCACTCTGCTGGGCTAA